A stretch of Natronococcus sp. CG52 DNA encodes these proteins:
- a CDS encoding surface glycoprotein — MLSERVVPRMDKNQIIAVLFAFLMVTSMVAWGAMQIL; from the coding sequence ATGCTTTCGGAGCGAGTGGTTCCGCGCATGGACAAGAACCAGATCATCGCGGTTCTCTTCGCGTTTCTCATGGTAACATCGATGGTCGCCTGGGGCGCGATGCAGATTCTCTGA
- a CDS encoding YkgJ family cysteine cluster protein — MEVNCQGCAGCCLDWRPLLESDAGRDVSGRGAARSASIDGKNERVASGRVPLGGSYNFVALTRDEVRTFLERGAGAALTPRFWRVEDEREGVEIDGHHVAAVAGRPVFFVGIRKPPKPVAPFDREEPVWLPTCAFLDPTTLQCRIHGSDRFPDECGAYPEHNLALEQETECERVESRFGGERLLDDGHDDPEGLLLGPQALGAKLFCHPRPDDLEGIVGRLARDELAPADRAECLAVAAASSPGTFATSPHHYERALETLEGGDSAAAGDSATVEDGEWVGPAIDEWHQRRADGDETVPPSSIAKAVEDRRGAPETPGWDALE; from the coding sequence ATGGAGGTGAACTGTCAGGGCTGTGCCGGTTGTTGCCTCGACTGGCGGCCGCTGCTCGAGTCCGACGCCGGACGCGACGTGAGCGGGCGCGGAGCCGCCCGATCCGCATCGATCGACGGAAAGAACGAACGAGTGGCATCCGGTCGCGTCCCGCTCGGCGGCAGCTACAACTTCGTCGCGCTCACCCGCGACGAGGTGCGGACCTTCCTCGAGCGCGGCGCGGGCGCGGCGCTGACGCCGCGATTCTGGCGGGTCGAGGACGAGCGCGAAGGCGTCGAGATCGACGGCCACCACGTCGCCGCCGTCGCCGGCCGCCCGGTCTTCTTCGTCGGGATTCGGAAGCCGCCGAAACCCGTCGCTCCGTTCGACCGCGAGGAGCCGGTGTGGCTGCCGACCTGCGCCTTTCTCGACCCGACGACGCTACAGTGTCGGATCCACGGGAGCGACCGCTTCCCGGACGAGTGCGGCGCCTACCCCGAGCACAACCTCGCGCTCGAGCAGGAAACCGAGTGCGAGCGCGTCGAGTCGCGGTTCGGCGGCGAACGCTTGCTCGACGACGGCCACGACGACCCCGAGGGGCTGTTGCTCGGCCCGCAGGCGCTCGGGGCGAAGCTCTTCTGTCATCCCCGGCCCGACGATCTCGAGGGGATCGTCGGCCGACTCGCACGGGACGAACTCGCGCCGGCCGATCGCGCGGAGTGTCTCGCCGTCGCCGCCGCCTCGAGTCCGGGTACGTTCGCGACCTCGCCACACCACTACGAGCGCGCACTCGAGACGCTCGAAGGAGGAGATAGCGCGGCCGCTGGCGACTCGGCGACTGTCGAGGACGGCGAGTGGGTCGGCCCTGCGATCGACGAGTGGCACCAGCGTCGAGCTGACGGGGACGAAACGGTTCCCCCGTCCTCGATCGCGAAGGCGGTAGAAGACCGGCGGGGCGCACCGGAAACGCCGGGCTGGGACGCCCTCGAGTAG
- a CDS encoding helix-turn-helix transcriptional regulator encodes MTDVPEPERGIRYLSGSPTRVAVLEQVCDEATSPAALVDATDVSRTTVHRTLTDLVDRNWVERVDGGYAATAVGALALESYRNAQTEFRTLDRVEPFLARVDATVDDLEIEWFRTAELSTVTESNPHQPLEWYADRLEAADPERLRGVAPVISRQFIGVHAPVIERGTPTELVIDESTYCAVADRYPDALRASVSLPNYELYVARESPSVGLTLIDSAVFLGAYGEGRQLVAILESGNDRLRAWAADRYREHREDARRVTADAVPKSG; translated from the coding sequence ATGACAGACGTTCCGGAGCCGGAGCGCGGTATCCGCTACCTCTCGGGATCCCCGACCCGCGTCGCCGTTCTCGAGCAGGTGTGCGACGAGGCGACCAGCCCTGCGGCCCTCGTCGACGCGACCGACGTCTCCCGGACGACCGTCCACCGGACGCTGACCGACCTGGTCGATCGAAACTGGGTCGAGCGCGTCGACGGAGGGTACGCCGCCACCGCCGTCGGCGCGCTCGCGCTCGAGTCCTACCGGAACGCCCAGACGGAGTTTCGGACCCTGGATCGCGTCGAGCCGTTTCTCGCCCGCGTCGACGCGACCGTCGACGACCTCGAGATCGAGTGGTTCCGGACGGCGGAGCTGTCGACCGTGACGGAATCGAACCCGCACCAGCCGCTGGAGTGGTACGCCGATCGGCTCGAGGCCGCCGATCCCGAGCGCCTTCGCGGCGTAGCGCCGGTCATCAGTCGCCAATTCATCGGCGTCCACGCGCCGGTCATCGAGCGGGGGACGCCGACCGAACTCGTCATCGACGAGTCGACCTACTGTGCCGTCGCCGACCGCTATCCGGACGCGCTTCGAGCGTCGGTCTCGCTTCCGAACTACGAGCTGTACGTCGCACGCGAAAGTCCGTCGGTCGGGCTCACGCTCATCGACTCGGCGGTCTTTCTCGGCGCGTACGGCGAGGGGAGACAGCTCGTCGCGATCCTCGAGAGCGGGAACGACCGGCTCCGAGCGTGGGCGGCCGATCGATACCGGGAGCACCGTGAAGATGCGCGGCGGGTCACTGCCGATGCGGTTCCGAAGTCGGGCTGA
- a CDS encoding metal-dependent hydrolase — MVEPIGHVAAALLFAVPAWILWGRRPAVTFTVLTQVTTLLPDIDLFLETFFAHPLLQHHGITHTIPFVLVVGVVFGAVAAHALTPFLNANRLIRSDSITPSTTFVFTVAAFWAGGLSHIFVDLLSAAPDAAIAPLWPLYRGEIIIDVVAYDSTPVNLGLIVCAVVIHVGLYRAERYPYETRWSIG, encoded by the coding sequence ATGGTCGAACCGATCGGTCACGTCGCGGCGGCATTGCTATTCGCGGTGCCCGCGTGGATTCTGTGGGGTCGCCGCCCCGCGGTCACGTTCACCGTGTTGACACAGGTGACGACGTTGCTCCCTGATATCGATCTTTTCCTCGAGACGTTTTTCGCACACCCGTTACTCCAGCATCACGGCATCACTCATACGATTCCGTTCGTGTTAGTCGTCGGCGTCGTCTTCGGAGCCGTCGCCGCGCACGCGTTGACTCCCTTCTTGAACGCCAATCGGCTAATTCGCAGCGACTCGATCACGCCGTCGACGACGTTCGTGTTCACGGTGGCCGCGTTCTGGGCTGGCGGTCTCAGTCACATCTTCGTGGACCTGCTCTCCGCCGCACCGGACGCGGCGATCGCACCCCTCTGGCCGCTGTACCGCGGCGAGATCATCATCGACGTCGTCGCGTACGACTCGACGCCAGTGAACCTCGGGTTGATCGTCTGCGCGGTCGTGATCCACGTCGGGCTCTATCGAGCCGAGCGATACCCCTACGAGACGCGCTGGAGCATCGGCTAA
- a CDS encoding outer membrane protein assembly factor BamB family protein — protein sequence MSIHARREVLKYAGLAAAGGVLAASTATAAENGSDGPSAWTSLRGNAGNTGYVSGESGPDESATVTWEYDHGGPVAVVDGNVFLTVDGAIHALDAEDGELVGETDDVGAAGAPAVVDDTVYVGGDRLTAIDLGDGEVDWDVDLEPEDAVPSPIVVDDTVFVVADGTLYALEADGGDEAWRFEPDGEGLIERTVAAAGGAVFTTDGETLYAHEIDDGSERWTNGHGEYREQTVVATDRAVSVQAGGDDRVAVYETETGDLSWARDGAVVGLATSDHVYTLAEDDIVGYYRDSGDEFWQPSIEGATFGRPVGVGPTLYVGISDSSEGTGVAAFDVVTDELEWVVETETGPEDLAFADGTIYASDDGLVAIRSAGDEGGTGDEDEETGEDDETDEEEPADEDDEGGDDADESDDVLSDDEQDEQDEQDGQDGQDGQDDGMPGFTTGASVAGGALTLEWLRRKAGVADEAEE from the coding sequence ATGTCTATCCACGCCAGACGGGAGGTGTTGAAGTACGCCGGACTTGCGGCTGCCGGGGGGGTGCTCGCGGCGAGCACGGCGACCGCCGCCGAAAACGGATCGGACGGTCCGAGCGCCTGGACGTCGCTACGCGGAAACGCGGGTAACACCGGCTACGTGTCGGGCGAGAGCGGGCCGGACGAGTCGGCGACCGTGACCTGGGAGTACGACCACGGCGGGCCGGTCGCCGTCGTCGACGGGAACGTCTTCTTGACCGTCGACGGAGCGATCCACGCGCTCGACGCGGAAGACGGGGAACTGGTCGGGGAAACCGACGACGTCGGTGCGGCCGGCGCTCCGGCGGTCGTCGACGACACCGTCTACGTCGGCGGCGACCGGTTGACCGCGATCGACCTCGGAGACGGGGAGGTCGACTGGGACGTCGACCTCGAACCCGAGGATGCCGTTCCGTCGCCGATCGTCGTCGACGACACGGTGTTCGTCGTCGCGGACGGAACGCTATACGCGCTCGAGGCCGACGGCGGGGACGAAGCCTGGCGGTTCGAACCCGACGGCGAAGGGCTGATCGAACGGACCGTCGCGGCCGCCGGAGGTGCCGTCTTCACGACGGACGGAGAGACGCTGTACGCGCACGAGATCGACGACGGGAGCGAGCGGTGGACGAACGGTCACGGGGAGTACCGGGAGCAGACTGTCGTGGCGACCGACCGCGCCGTCTCGGTCCAGGCCGGCGGCGACGACCGGGTGGCGGTCTACGAGACGGAGACGGGCGATCTCAGCTGGGCGAGAGACGGGGCCGTCGTGGGGTTAGCCACTAGCGATCACGTCTACACGTTGGCGGAAGACGACATCGTCGGCTACTATCGGGACTCGGGAGACGAGTTCTGGCAACCGTCGATCGAAGGTGCGACCTTCGGCCGGCCGGTGGGTGTTGGCCCGACCCTCTACGTCGGTATCAGCGACTCGAGCGAGGGCACCGGCGTCGCCGCGTTCGACGTCGTCACCGACGAACTCGAATGGGTAGTCGAAACCGAGACGGGCCCGGAGGACCTCGCGTTCGCCGACGGAACGATCTACGCCAGCGACGACGGACTCGTCGCGATCCGATCCGCGGGGGACGAGGGCGGGACCGGTGACGAGGACGAAGAGACGGGCGAGGATGACGAAACGGACGAGGAAGAACCAGCGGACGAGGACGACGAGGGAGGCGACGACGCCGACGAAAGCGACGACGTTCTCAGTGACGACGAACAGGACGAACAGGACGAACAGGACGGGCAGGACGGGCAGGACGGGCAGGACGACGGTATGCCCGGGTTCACGACCGGCGCGAGCGTCGCTGGCGGTGCGCTCACCCTCGAGTGGCTCCGTCGCAAGGCGGGCGTAGCGGACGAGGCAGAGGAGTAG
- a CDS encoding helicase C-terminal domain-containing protein: MNPERIFESFPAPSYRGTQEQALRDIRDAFATGNDVVLVRAPTGSGKSLLARAVAGCARTVDEAEPSEAAGAYYTTPQVSQLDDVASDDLLADLNVIRGKSNYSCILPDERNTPVNQAPCVRERGYDCSVKHRCPYFSDRAIASNRSIAAMTLAYFMQTAGSEVFRQRDVVVIDEAHGLAEWAEMYATIQLGPRTVPFWDDLRVPELDGLDRAARYAENVAQICTRRKDELLSQESLTPREVRERDRLQELIGELDWFVSDYRDPQSATTWLVDQSEPRSGESDGDADADADADDEPQGGPLTIKPMDPERYLRHTVWDRGNKFALLSATILNKDAFCRQVGLDPAKVALVDVEHTFPVENRPLYDVTQGKMTYEQRDETTPKIARTIVRLMQKHPDEKGLVHAHSYDIQERLADLLRDFGVGDRIRIHDRDGRDAALEEWKASDGSDVFLSVKMEEALDLKGELCRWQVLCKAPFLNTGDSRVAHRLEDGQWAWYYRTALRTVIQACGRVVRAPDDYGATYLADSSLVDLFDRARTDTPDWFAAQVDRMGRPELPAFDPGAALGNSAAETPGSTAAAESDRGDDRDGPRSRRRSRSGRSSRSSPLADVWETDG, translated from the coding sequence GTGAACCCCGAGCGGATCTTCGAGTCCTTCCCCGCGCCGAGCTACCGCGGGACCCAGGAGCAGGCCCTCCGCGACATCCGCGACGCGTTCGCGACCGGCAACGATGTCGTGTTAGTGCGCGCGCCCACGGGCAGCGGAAAGTCCCTGCTCGCGCGGGCCGTCGCCGGCTGTGCGCGGACGGTCGACGAGGCGGAGCCGAGCGAGGCCGCCGGGGCCTACTACACGACGCCGCAGGTCTCGCAGTTGGACGACGTCGCGTCGGACGATCTGCTCGCCGATCTGAACGTCATCCGCGGGAAGTCGAACTACAGCTGCATCCTGCCGGACGAACGGAACACGCCGGTCAACCAGGCGCCCTGCGTCCGCGAGCGGGGGTACGACTGTTCGGTCAAGCATCGCTGTCCGTACTTCTCCGACCGTGCCATCGCGTCGAACCGATCGATCGCGGCGATGACGCTCGCCTACTTCATGCAGACCGCCGGCAGCGAGGTCTTTCGCCAGCGGGACGTCGTCGTCATCGACGAGGCCCACGGTCTCGCCGAGTGGGCCGAGATGTACGCGACCATCCAGCTCGGCCCCCGAACGGTGCCGTTCTGGGACGACCTTCGCGTTCCCGAGCTCGACGGCCTGGACCGGGCGGCGCGCTACGCCGAGAACGTCGCGCAGATCTGCACCCGCCGGAAGGACGAACTGCTCTCACAGGAGTCGCTCACGCCCCGCGAGGTCCGCGAGCGCGACCGCCTGCAGGAGCTGATCGGCGAACTCGACTGGTTCGTCTCCGATTACCGGGATCCCCAGAGCGCGACGACGTGGCTGGTCGACCAGTCCGAACCGCGCTCCGGCGAAAGCGACGGCGACGCCGATGCTGATGCCGATGCGGACGACGAGCCCCAGGGTGGGCCGCTCACGATCAAGCCGATGGACCCGGAACGGTACCTCAGACACACCGTCTGGGATCGCGGCAACAAGTTCGCGCTGCTCTCGGCGACGATTCTCAACAAGGACGCGTTCTGCCGGCAGGTGGGGCTCGACCCCGCGAAGGTCGCGCTAGTCGACGTCGAACACACCTTCCCGGTCGAAAACCGCCCGCTGTACGACGTTACGCAGGGGAAGATGACCTACGAGCAGCGCGACGAGACGACGCCGAAGATCGCCCGGACGATCGTTCGGCTCATGCAGAAACACCCCGACGAGAAGGGGCTGGTTCACGCTCACTCCTACGACATCCAGGAGCGTCTCGCCGACCTCCTCCGGGACTTCGGCGTCGGGGACCGTATTCGAATCCACGACCGCGACGGCCGCGACGCCGCCCTCGAGGAGTGGAAAGCCAGCGACGGCTCCGACGTCTTTCTCTCCGTGAAGATGGAGGAGGCGCTCGATCTCAAGGGCGAACTCTGTCGCTGGCAGGTGCTCTGCAAGGCCCCCTTCCTCAACACCGGCGACTCGCGCGTCGCCCACCGCCTCGAGGACGGCCAGTGGGCGTGGTACTACCGGACCGCCCTGCGAACCGTGATCCAGGCCTGCGGTCGAGTCGTCCGCGCGCCGGACGACTACGGCGCCACGTACCTGGCGGATTCGAGTCTCGTCGATCTGTTCGACCGCGCTCGGACGGATACGCCGGACTGGTTCGCGGCCCAGGTCGATCGAATGGGTCGGCCGGAACTGCCGGCGTTCGATCCGGGGGCGGCGCTCGGAAACTCGGCGGCGGAGACTCCAGGATCGACGGCGGCAGCGGAGAGCGATCGAGGCGACGACCGCGACGGCCCCCGCTCCCGGCGACGGAGTCGATCCGGCCGCTCGTCTCGCTCGAGTCCGCTGGCGGACGTCTGGGAGACGGACGGCTGA
- a CDS encoding 60S ribosomal export protein NMD3, translating into MSESRAFCPRCGDPVPDRSASDADGEQVPDPLRPGTEVELCDSCYFDDFDFVDAPERIDVRVCARCGAVHRGNRWIDVGAEDYTDIAIDEVSEALAVHVDVEDVAWQVEPEQIDENSIRMHCYFTGIVRGTPVEEQVMVPVKIARQTCTRCGRIAGDYYASIVQIRAEDRTPTSEEIERAKEIANTVVAEMEATGDRNAFVTEMNETPDGLNIKISTNKIGKKISNKMIEEFGGSVNDAETLVTEDEDGNEVYRVTFAVRLPPYIPGDVIDLEDDEGGPVLVRSARGNLKGTRLTTGERYEASYEEGNAPDAHRLGEREDAVETTVVTVEDENAVQVLDPETYQAKTVARPEYFDPDAETVPVLKSRAGVHILPDDDE; encoded by the coding sequence ATGAGTGAGTCGCGTGCGTTCTGTCCCCGGTGCGGGGATCCGGTACCTGACCGATCGGCGAGCGACGCGGACGGCGAGCAGGTCCCCGATCCGCTCCGACCCGGGACGGAGGTCGAACTCTGTGACAGCTGTTACTTCGACGATTTCGACTTCGTCGACGCGCCGGAGCGAATCGACGTTCGCGTCTGTGCTCGGTGTGGCGCCGTTCACCGCGGCAACCGATGGATCGACGTCGGCGCGGAGGATTACACCGATATCGCTATCGACGAAGTAAGCGAGGCGCTCGCCGTCCACGTCGACGTCGAGGACGTCGCCTGGCAGGTCGAACCGGAGCAGATCGACGAGAACTCGATTCGGATGCACTGTTACTTTACGGGGATCGTCCGCGGGACCCCGGTCGAAGAGCAGGTGATGGTGCCGGTCAAGATCGCCCGTCAGACCTGCACCCGCTGCGGTCGGATCGCCGGCGACTACTACGCCAGCATCGTCCAGATCCGCGCCGAGGACCGGACACCCACGAGCGAAGAGATCGAACGAGCGAAGGAGATCGCGAACACGGTCGTCGCCGAGATGGAAGCGACCGGCGATCGCAACGCCTTCGTCACCGAAATGAACGAGACGCCCGACGGGCTGAACATCAAGATCTCGACCAACAAGATCGGCAAGAAGATATCGAACAAGATGATCGAGGAGTTCGGCGGGAGCGTCAACGACGCCGAGACCCTCGTCACCGAGGACGAGGACGGCAACGAAGTCTACCGGGTGACCTTCGCCGTCCGCCTCCCGCCGTACATTCCGGGGGACGTCATCGACCTCGAGGACGACGAGGGCGGCCCCGTGCTCGTTCGGAGCGCCCGCGGCAACCTGAAGGGAACCCGGCTGACGACCGGCGAGCGCTACGAAGCGAGCTACGAGGAAGGTAACGCCCCCGACGCCCACAGACTCGGCGAGCGCGAGGACGCCGTCGAGACGACGGTCGTCACCGTCGAGGACGAGAACGCCGTCCAGGTGCTCGATCCCGAGACCTACCAGGCCAAGACCGTCGCCCGACCGGAGTACTTCGATCCCGACGCCGAGACGGTGCCCGTCCTGAAGAGCCGCGCCGGCGTCCACATCCTTCCCGACGACGATGAGTGA
- a CDS encoding DUF5786 family protein, whose translation MSMGAYDEDEHERREAQASRVDADFDDERTIYHGKVEYDSGDSAEELLSKFEEIKSN comes from the coding sequence ATGTCAATGGGTGCCTATGACGAAGACGAACACGAGCGGCGCGAAGCGCAAGCCTCACGGGTGGACGCCGATTTCGACGACGAGCGGACGATCTACCACGGGAAAGTGGAGTACGACTCGGGTGATTCTGCGGAGGAACTCCTGAGCAAGTTCGAGGAGATCAAATCGAACTAG
- a CDS encoding DUF7561 family protein, which produces MARDSCNGCGRPVTVAGGIANLWAFGEDAGSGGSAMLLEFEDGSDHLLCYPCIAALPDEPTAADVARLEQVDGETSRLGPA; this is translated from the coding sequence ATGGCACGGGACTCCTGTAACGGCTGCGGGCGACCGGTTACGGTCGCCGGCGGCATCGCGAACCTCTGGGCGTTCGGCGAGGACGCCGGCAGCGGGGGGTCCGCGATGCTGCTCGAGTTCGAGGACGGGTCGGATCACCTGCTGTGTTATCCCTGCATCGCGGCCCTTCCGGACGAACCGACCGCTGCGGACGTCGCGCGACTGGAACAGGTCGACGGGGAAACGTCGCGACTCGGACCTGCGTAA
- a CDS encoding class I SAM-dependent methyltransferase, with amino-acid sequence MSDGRDEDESGTAVDDVLERSDAPLAAVVEKLRTETAIESLRAEGVYDDSRRVREARGRSGAKPSDRANGSKTREDGPGRVALPVTEPPTETAVLEVVRQVDPEPRTRDLEDLLAERGWSDAALESAPGSWAVIGSVVLVRVPEDCPDERALAEALLELHGDAASVLADEGIANDGEAGTYREPRTRLLAGESDTETIHTEHGTRYGLDPATVMFSPGNQAERARMGDLVAADERVFDMFAGIGYFTLPMARTGARVTATELNPTAFRYLLENAVLNDVGDRVDAYMTDCRELASDLSVDRVVMGYYGRSDGRDADRGTGTRTDEAHEFLDDALEALDPGGVVHYHEATPESRLWERPLERLETAADAVGRDLEIRDRRRVKSHSAGVAHVVVDARFG; translated from the coding sequence ATGAGTGACGGCAGGGACGAGGACGAGTCCGGTACAGCCGTCGACGACGTCCTCGAGCGATCCGACGCGCCGCTCGCCGCCGTCGTCGAGAAGCTCAGGACGGAGACGGCCATCGAGTCCCTCCGGGCCGAGGGCGTCTACGACGACTCGAGACGCGTCCGCGAGGCGCGAGGGCGAAGCGGAGCGAAGCCCTCGGACCGTGCGAACGGGTCGAAAACCCGTGAGGACGGTCCCGGCAGGGTTGCCCTCCCGGTGACCGAACCGCCGACGGAGACGGCGGTGCTCGAGGTCGTCAGGCAGGTCGATCCCGAGCCGCGAACCCGCGACCTCGAGGACCTGCTCGCCGAGCGGGGCTGGAGCGACGCGGCCCTCGAATCAGCGCCGGGTTCGTGGGCCGTGATCGGCTCGGTCGTACTCGTGAGGGTTCCCGAGGACTGCCCGGACGAGCGGGCGCTCGCCGAGGCGCTGCTCGAGTTACACGGCGACGCCGCGAGCGTGCTGGCCGACGAGGGGATCGCGAACGACGGCGAAGCGGGCACCTACCGCGAACCGCGGACGCGACTGCTCGCGGGCGAGAGCGATACCGAGACGATCCACACGGAACACGGGACGCGGTACGGTCTCGATCCCGCGACGGTCATGTTCTCGCCGGGTAACCAGGCCGAACGGGCGCGGATGGGGGACCTGGTCGCGGCCGACGAGCGCGTGTTCGACATGTTCGCCGGGATCGGCTACTTCACCCTCCCGATGGCCCGCACCGGCGCGCGGGTGACGGCGACCGAACTGAACCCGACCGCGTTCCGCTACCTGCTCGAGAACGCCGTGTTGAACGACGTCGGCGATCGCGTCGACGCCTACATGACCGACTGTCGAGAACTCGCGAGCGATCTGTCGGTCGACCGGGTAGTCATGGGCTACTACGGCCGCTCCGACGGTCGTGACGCCGACCGCGGGACCGGCACCAGAACCGACGAGGCCCACGAGTTCCTCGACGACGCGCTCGAGGCGCTCGATCCCGGCGGCGTGGTTCACTACCACGAGGCGACGCCGGAGTCGCGGCTGTGGGAGCGTCCGCTCGAGCGCCTCGAGACGGCGGCCGACGCAGTCGGACGCGACCTCGAGATCCGCGACCGTCGCCGCGTCAAGAGTCACAGCGCGGGCGTGGCACACGTCGTCGTCGATGCCCGGTTCGGGTAG
- the htpX gene encoding zinc metalloprotease HtpX translates to MDWQPDWGLRVRMFVTMFLLFALYIVFAGVLTAYMQGGILVFVLIFGGFSLVQYYFSDTLTLKSMGAKTVSAEEYPQLHASVERLSQQADLPKPKVAVVDSKVPNAFATGRNQKNAAVAVTTGLLRTLNQDELDGVIAHELAHVKNRDMMVMTIASFLSTIAFMIVRWGAFFGGGRGRGRGGGGIVAAILVSLLVWIISYILIRALSRYREFAADRGAAAITGKPSALASALMKISGEVDKVPDKDLREEAEMNAFFIIPLKSGIVGRLFSTHPSTERRVEQLRDLEREMEAF, encoded by the coding sequence ATGGACTGGCAGCCGGACTGGGGACTACGGGTGAGAATGTTCGTGACGATGTTCTTGCTGTTCGCGCTGTACATCGTCTTCGCCGGCGTACTAACTGCCTACATGCAGGGCGGAATCCTGGTATTCGTACTCATCTTCGGCGGGTTCTCGCTGGTGCAGTACTACTTCAGCGACACGCTCACCCTCAAGAGTATGGGCGCGAAAACGGTGTCGGCCGAGGAGTATCCGCAACTGCACGCGTCGGTCGAACGACTCTCGCAGCAGGCCGACCTCCCGAAACCCAAAGTCGCGGTCGTCGACTCGAAGGTACCGAACGCGTTCGCGACCGGGCGCAACCAGAAAAACGCCGCCGTCGCCGTGACGACGGGGCTACTGCGAACGCTGAACCAGGACGAACTCGACGGCGTCATCGCCCACGAACTCGCCCACGTCAAGAACCGCGATATGATGGTGATGACCATCGCCTCGTTCCTCTCGACGATCGCCTTCATGATCGTCCGCTGGGGCGCGTTCTTCGGCGGCGGCCGCGGTCGCGGCCGCGGCGGCGGCGGGATCGTCGCGGCGATCCTCGTCTCGCTACTCGTCTGGATCATCAGCTACATCCTGATCCGCGCGCTCTCGCGATACCGCGAGTTCGCCGCCGACCGGGGCGCGGCCGCGATCACCGGTAAGCCGTCGGCGCTCGCCTCCGCCCTCATGAAAATCTCGGGCGAGGTCGACAAGGTCCCCGACAAGGACCTGCGCGAAGAGGCCGAGATGAACGCCTTCTTCATCATCCCGCTGAAGTCGGGCATCGTCGGTCGCCTCTTCAGCACGCACCCCTCGACGGAGCGCCGCGTCGAACAGCTTCGCGACCTCGAGCGCGAGATGGAGGCGTTCTGA
- the pspAB gene encoding PspA-associated protein PspAB: protein MGLLDGLRAVLGIRAESDAKRDADPEDLFGMSTAYLTMEADLGYESANAGALCFSGVDSSSFRDAVDEVEAILEAGREDTGTEFGVSEDDHGYHWVVLEDSDPEDLITSLHFAADTFIERGYGSRLLAAVFAYRNEDGPAYWIYSFRRGRFYPFAPRPGRERDSSAEFKLESTLDGELEIEREKEYWYPLWPSEGGTHPWE, encoded by the coding sequence ATGGGACTACTGGACGGACTCCGCGCCGTCCTCGGTATCCGCGCGGAATCCGACGCGAAACGCGACGCCGACCCCGAGGACCTCTTCGGGATGAGCACCGCCTACCTCACGATGGAGGCCGACCTCGGCTACGAGTCGGCGAACGCCGGCGCGCTCTGCTTTTCCGGCGTCGACTCGAGCAGCTTTCGCGACGCCGTCGACGAGGTCGAGGCGATCCTCGAGGCCGGCCGCGAGGATACGGGCACCGAATTCGGGGTCTCCGAAGACGACCACGGCTACCACTGGGTCGTCCTCGAGGACAGCGATCCGGAGGACCTGATCACGAGCCTGCACTTCGCCGCCGACACGTTCATCGAACGCGGCTACGGTTCGCGCCTGCTCGCGGCCGTCTTCGCCTACCGAAACGAGGACGGTCCGGCCTACTGGATCTACTCGTTCCGCCGGGGGCGGTTCTACCCGTTCGCGCCGCGTCCCGGCCGAGAACGGGACTCGAGCGCGGAGTTCAAACTCGAGTCGACGCTGGACGGCGAACTCGAGATCGAGCGCGAGAAAGAGTACTGGTACCCGCTCTGGCCGAGCGAGGGCGGTACCCACCCCTGGGAGTGA